A genome region from Triticum aestivum cultivar Chinese Spring chromosome 2B, IWGSC CS RefSeq v2.1, whole genome shotgun sequence includes the following:
- the LOC123043934 gene encoding uncharacterized protein, translated as MVLNRFVRLVALIERLGNALGTLAFTWATVVLLGGYSKDLSLQDDFWYATAIVFLEAARMFTRNNRMDYQLFFNTRGAFRPVGWNGLVAVLCFFDVFVILWEKDYLSDMMLLSIVIIFATGRFLSGLKLNICNPLRRATSLWSPLVAILLTAPPLYNGGIGPLTSWIVFTALLVPVLLVTISRLRFTRIVKLADSILGRKQKLWRRVFINLCMIAALGMQVYMLHLDPFMNMSLIMIVQVCALVVVSFGNFQVPAAVLRICLASLSLQHSYKDDQENLAASLEIFYWMVLGQGILYAVACMLEFFSFIPRRSLVHCGGFRGQWGVDSVNLYYAYALEKRMQEGVLAPKKISLSNFAMDSLNSNSSKNQLYGIRMMHSFLQREPTKAQLLSKLTTSTKTVARIIRMLNWTSPKDTTIRLYAAKVTAELAKDLHVVTFPGTMQLVSALLDADSRPRRRNPLLDTDDEQEERQDQFLNREDNREQEHHTVRDAAVNQSQRQDPLQDTNNLLEETQTCSTQQPFVDKQNSYIIRCWQWMKKLCSIPKEQLSADHDLLPALAMSIIESLAWCDQENCVEINNAANLIPKIIGFTRFKHAMNTVDTEAEQKVMLKSSLKVLQRLTGIGGEIGITLRYKISKHPFLLRNLSEILKDNRSSQESRKLVTGILRNIAIDGNIRQDIGRIQLIITRLKQTFLNEENPMIANADHLSRKVAGQALAMLTTESAQNCLIVLQEPDFIKKLKHMILIHDGKYIYVAASLLRNLCLHSRHELREPDLKELSHILREVLEKIIDVEGAELEIIIGLSSLICKTIPEDFTQELEGGQIKRRFVKRLVDVLNANTEPGANCPGIRRVILEQVIYMMESNYRYADCFNEFRMTEALSVVEQTLSHAENYKFFLGDAGFMEYNTPISALVVRAKELMCRN; from the exons GATGTTCACCCGCAACAACAGAATGGATTACCAACTGTTCTTTAACACAAGGGGAGCTTTTAGACCTGTGGGCTGGAATGGACTGGTTGCAGTACTATGCTTTTTTGATGTTTTCGTGATCCTCTGGGAGAAAGATTATCTGTCTGATATGATGCTTCTATCGATAGTAATAATATTTGCAACTGGCCGATTCCTGTCTGGGCTGAAACTGAACATATGCAATCCGCTACGCCGTGCCACGTCACTGTGGAGCCCCTTGGTTGCAATCCTACTGACGGCTCCACCTCTGTACAACGGAGGGATAGGCCCATTGACCAGTTGGATTGTATTCACAGCACTACTTGTGCCAGTGCTATTGGTGACAATAAGCAGGCTACGGTTCACCAGAATCGTCAAACTAGCGGATagtattcttggcagaaaacaaAAACTTTGGCGCCGAGTTTTTATAAACTTGTGCATGATTGCTGCGCTAGGGATGCAGGTGTACATGCTACACTTAGATCCATTCATGAACATGTCCCTTATCATGATAGTCCAAGTGTGTGCCTTGGTGGTGGTGTCATTTGGCAACTTCCAGGTTCCAGCAGCAGTGTTAAGAATCTGCCTAGCAAGCTTGAGCTTACAGCATAGCTACAAGGATGACCAAGAGAACCTGGCAGCATCTCTTGAAATCTTCTATTGGATGGTGCTTGGACAAGGAATCCTTTATGCTGTGGCTTGCATGCTCGAGTTCTTTTCGTTCATCCCGCGGAGGTCCCTTGTCCACTGTGGTGGATTTAGAGGTCAGTGGGGAGTGGACTCCGTAAATCTGTACTATGCATATGCCCTAGAGAAACGCATGCAAGAAGGTGTGCTTGCTCCAAAGAAGATCAGCCTGAGTAACTTTGCCATGGATTCTCTAAACTCCAATTCATCCAAGAATCAGCTCTATGGTATTCGGATGATGCACAGCTTTCTGCAAAGGGAGCCAACCAAGGCACAGCTACTTTCAAAACTCACCACTTCTACCAAGACGGTGGCCAGAATAATCAGGATGTTGAATTGGACAAGTCCAAAGGATACAACTATCAGACTGTATGCCGCGAAGGTCACCGCTGAACTTGCAAAAGACCTCCATGTTGTTACCTTCCCCGGTACAATGCAGCTTGTATCAGCACTTCTTGATGCTGATAGCAGACCGAGAAGAAGAAATCCACTTCTGGACACAGATGATGAGCAAGAAGAAAGACAAGATCAATTTCTGAATAGAGAAGATAACCGGGAGCAAGAACATCATACAGTAAGGGATGCAGCTGTTAACCAATCGCAAAGACAAGACCCACTTCAAGACACCAATAACCTACTTGAAGAAACACAAACATGCTCGACCCAACAACCTTTCGTCGACAAACAGAACTCTTACATAATCAGATGCTGGCAGTGGATGAAAAAATTATGTTCAATTCCCAAGGAGCAGCTGTCGGCAGACCATGATCTTCTCCCTGCACTGGCCATGTCGATAATTGAAAGTCTTGCTTGGTGTGATCAGGAAAACTGTGTGGAAATTAACAATGCGGCTAACCTCATCCCGAAAATCATAGGATTCACGAGATTCAAACATGCCATGAACACTGTGGATACCGAGGCAGAACAAAAGGTCATGTTGAAGTCATCACTGAAGGTGCTGCAAAGACTCACAGGTATTGGTGGGGAAATTGGCATAACACTTCGGTACAAGATATCAAAACATCCCTTCCTATTGAGAAACCTTTCAGAAATCTTGAAAGACAACAGAAGCAGCCAGGAATCGAGAAAGTTGGTGACCGGAATCCTCAGGAACATTGCCATTGATGGGAACATAAGGCAGGACATTGGTCGCATTCAACTGATCATCACCAGGCTGAAGCAGACATTTCTCAATGAAGAAAATCCCATGATCGCCAATGCTGATCACTTGTCACGGAAGGTCGCGGGGCAAGCACTGGCAATGTTGACGACAGAAAGTGCCCAAAATTGCTTGATTGTGTTGCAGGAACCAGACTTCATTAAGAAAttgaaacatatgatcttgatccatgATGGCAAGTACATATATGTGGCAGCAAGTCTGTTACGTAACCTGTGCCTGCACTCTCGACACGAGCTCAGAGAGCCGGACCTGAAGGAGCTATCTCATATCTTGCGAGAG gtgttggagaaaataattGACGTGGAAGGGGCAGAACTAGAGATCATCATTGGCCTTAGTTCACTAATTTGTAAAACCATTCCTGAAGACTTTACCCAAGAACTAGAAGGCGGccagattaagcgaagatttgtGAAAAGGCTCGTCGATGTGTTGAATGCAAATACGGAACCTGGCGCTAATTGTCCTGGGATCAGAAGGGTTATACTTGAGCAGGTCATTTACATGATGGAGTCCAATTATCGCTATGCGGACTGTTTCAACGAATTCAGGATGACAGAAGCCCTCTCAGTCGTCGAACAAACACTGTCACACGCTGAGAACTACAAGTTCTTCTTGGGTGATGCAGGTTTCATGGAGTACAACACACCTATCTCCGCTCTTGTGGTAAGAGCAAAAGAGCTTATGTGTCGTAACTGA